A stretch of Ursus arctos isolate Adak ecotype North America unplaced genomic scaffold, UrsArc2.0 scaffold_4, whole genome shotgun sequence DNA encodes these proteins:
- the B3GALT5 gene encoding beta-1,3-galactosyltransferase 5: MAYAKTRLMYVSLVVLGALCLYFSMYGLAPFKDEPFVFKKERGTFLQLPDINCRQEPPFLVLLVTSSHEQMFARTVIRNTWGKEKNVSGKRIKTFFLLGATASKDLSKVVAQESQRHRDIIQKDFTDAYFNLTLKTMMGIEWVHRFCPQAAFVMKTDSDMFVNIDYLTELLLKKNRTTRFFTGFLKLNEFPIRDKHNKWFVSKYEYPWERYPPFCSGTGYVFSSDVASQVYHVSDSVPFIKLEDVFVGLCLEKLKIGLEELHSEQTFFPNGLAFSTCRFKKIVACHFVKPRNMLSYWQALENSLEEECPAV; the protein is encoded by the coding sequence ATGGCTTACGCGAAGACGCGCTTGATGTACGTTTCCCTGGTGGTCCTGGGAGCCCTCTGTTTGTATTTTAGCATGTACGGTCTGGCTCCTTTTAAAGACGAGCCGtttgttttcaagaaagaaagggggaCCTTCCTTCAGCTTCCAGATATCAACTGCAGGCAGGAGCCCCCCTTCCTTGTCCTGCTGGTGACCTCCTCCCACGAACAGATGTTTGCTCGCACGGTCATCCGGAAcacatggggaaaagaaaagaatgtgagcGGAAAACGCATAAAAACCTTCTTCCTCCTGGGGGCCACCGCCAGTAAAGACCTGTCGAAGGTGGTGGCGCAGGAGAGCCAGAGGCACCGCGACATCATCCAGAAGGACTTCACGGACGCCTACTTCAACTTGACGCTGAAGACCATGATGGGAATCGAGTGGGTCCACCGCTTCTGTCCTCAGGCAGCTTTCGTGATGAAAACGGACTCGGACATGTTTGTCAACATCGACTACCTGACCGAGCTCCTCCTCAAGAAAAACAGAACCACTCGGTTTTTCACCGGCTTCTTAAAACTGAACGAATTTCCCATCAGGGACAAGCACAACAAGTGGTTCGTCAGTAAGTACGAGTACCCGTGGGAAAGGTACCCGCCCTTCTGCTCGGGCACGGGCTACGTGTTCTCCAGCGATGTCGCAAGTCAGGTGTACCATGTGTCCGACAGCGTCCCGTTCATCAAGCTGGAGGACGTCTTCGTGGGGCTCTGCCTGGAGAAACTGAAAATCGGGCTGGAGGAACTCCATTCCGAGCAGACCTTTTTCCCAAATGGGTTGGCCTTCTCCACGTGTCGTTTTAAGAAAATCGTGGCCTGCCATTTCGTCAAGCCTCGCAACATGCTGAGCTATTGGCAGGCTCTGGAAAATTCTCTGGAAGAGGAGTGTCCAGCTGTCTGA